The Parashewanella tropica genome window below encodes:
- the ilvD gene encoding dihydroxy-acid dehydratase — protein MEVNKYSKRLTQDETQPASQAMLYGVGFSEEDMKKAQVGIVSTGYEGNPCNMHLNQIALSIKNEVKSYNDMLGLIFNTIGVSDGISMGTSGMHFSLPSRDIIADSIETVVQAQSYDAVLTVVGCDKNMPGAVMAMLRLNRPAIMVYGGTIASGSHNNKKLNIVSAFEALGEKVAGVIDDSEYKQIIKKAIPGAGACGGMYTANTMASAIEALGLALPYNASIPAENEQKQAESNQTAEAIHNLLINDIKPLDIVNKKSLENAITVVNALGGSTNAVLHFLAIAHAADIEFGLEDIQRISDRTPLLADLKPSGQFLMEDVHGIGGTPAVLKYLLEIGLLHGDCLTVTGKTMADNLAEVQGLSFEQNVILPKEKAFKSSGNIQILFGNLASEGAVAKISGNEGLRFKGPAKVFDSESEANQGIQAGLVKSGDVVVIRYVGPKGGPGMPEMLKPTSMIMGAGLGKSVALITDGRFSGGTHGFVVGHITPEAQTGGLIALVKDGDLIEINAVNNTMELKVSETEINHRRAEWQAPALKHSKGILRKYASTVASASEGCVTDKY, from the coding sequence ATGGAAGTAAACAAATACAGTAAGCGCTTAACTCAAGATGAGACTCAACCCGCCTCTCAAGCCATGTTATATGGCGTCGGCTTTAGTGAAGAAGACATGAAAAAAGCGCAAGTTGGTATTGTGAGTACTGGATACGAGGGAAACCCTTGTAACATGCACCTCAACCAAATCGCTTTATCCATAAAAAATGAAGTTAAAAGCTATAACGATATGCTAGGGCTCATTTTTAATACTATTGGGGTATCCGATGGTATTTCTATGGGAACATCAGGAATGCATTTCTCGCTCCCCTCTCGTGACATTATTGCCGATTCGATCGAAACAGTTGTTCAAGCTCAAAGTTACGATGCCGTTCTAACTGTGGTTGGTTGTGACAAAAATATGCCGGGCGCAGTCATGGCCATGCTGAGATTGAATCGACCAGCCATTATGGTTTATGGCGGAACCATAGCATCGGGTTCTCATAACAATAAGAAACTCAACATAGTATCCGCATTTGAAGCACTCGGTGAAAAAGTGGCAGGCGTCATCGACGATAGTGAGTACAAACAAATTATCAAAAAAGCGATACCTGGTGCAGGTGCTTGTGGAGGAATGTATACAGCCAATACTATGGCGTCGGCGATTGAAGCTCTTGGCTTGGCATTGCCTTATAACGCTTCAATACCTGCAGAAAATGAGCAAAAACAAGCCGAAAGTAATCAAACCGCAGAAGCCATACATAACTTATTAATTAACGATATTAAACCTCTTGATATCGTTAATAAGAAATCACTTGAAAATGCGATAACGGTCGTTAATGCATTAGGTGGTTCAACAAATGCTGTGCTTCACTTTCTTGCTATTGCCCATGCCGCTGACATTGAGTTCGGCTTAGAGGATATCCAACGGATTTCTGATCGCACTCCGTTGCTTGCTGACTTAAAACCAAGTGGTCAATTTTTGATGGAAGATGTTCACGGCATCGGTGGTACGCCTGCTGTTTTGAAATATTTGTTAGAGATTGGTTTATTACATGGAGATTGCTTAACCGTTACTGGTAAAACCATGGCTGATAACCTTGCTGAAGTTCAAGGGTTATCTTTTGAGCAGAACGTGATTTTACCAAAAGAAAAAGCGTTCAAATCCAGTGGCAACATTCAAATTCTGTTTGGCAATCTTGCCAGCGAAGGCGCCGTTGCAAAAATTTCAGGCAATGAAGGCTTAAGGTTCAAGGGGCCTGCCAAAGTATTTGATAGTGAATCTGAAGCTAATCAAGGCATTCAAGCAGGACTCGTTAAATCAGGGGATGTGGTTGTTATCCGATACGTTGGACCCAAAGGCGGCCCTGGAATGCCAGAAATGCTTAAACCGACTTCCATGATCATGGGCGCGGGTTTAGGGAAATCTGTTGCATTAATCACTGATGGTCGTTTCTCTGGTGGTACTCATGGATTTGTTGTAGGCCACATTACTCCAGAAGCACAAACTGGAGGATTGATTGCCTTGGTTAAAGATGGCGACCTGATAGAAATCAATGCCGTAAACAACACTATGGAACTCAAAGTGTCAGAAACGGAAATAAATCACCGTAGAGCCGAGTGGCAAGCACCTGCGTTAAAACACTCCAAAGGAATTTTACGCAAGTATGCTTCTACAGTCGCCTCTGCTTCAGAAGGTTGTGTGACGGATAAGTACTAG